A genomic stretch from Coregonus clupeaformis isolate EN_2021a chromosome 23, ASM2061545v1, whole genome shotgun sequence includes:
- the LOC121536339 gene encoding gamma-crystallin S-like: protein MSKMGRIVFYEDKNFQGRRYECDSDCTDFHSYLSRCNSIRVESGAWVVYERPNYMGYQYVLTRGEYPEYLRWMGLNDRLSSCKMIHFTCGTQYKMQLYEKDDFAGQAFEAAEDCPSVLEKYRWREVYSCKVLDGWWVFYEHPNYRGRQYFLEKGEYRKPGDWGAVSPTVQSFRRFTE from the exons ATGTCCAAAATGGGCAGG ATTGTCTTTTACGAGGATAAGAACTTCCAGGGCCGTCGTTATGAGTGTGACAGTGACTGCACCGACTTCCATTCCTACCTGAGCCGCTGTAACTCCATCCGTGTGGAGAGTGGAGCCTGGGTGGTGTACGAGAGGCCCAACTACATGGGCTACCAGTATGTTCTGACCAGGGGAGAGTACCCTGAATACCTGCGCTGGATGGGCCTCAACGACCGCCTCAGCTCCTGCAAGATGATCCACTTT ACCTGTGGGACCCAGTACAAGATGCAGCTGTATGAGAAGGACGACTTTGCGGGCCAGGCCTTCGAGGCCGCCGAGGACTGCCCCTCAGTCCTGGAGAAGTACCGTTGGAGGGAGGTGTACTCCTGcaaggtcctggatggctggtGGGTCTTCTACGAGCACCCCAACTACCGCGGACGCCAGTACTTCCTGGAGAAGGGAGAGTACAGGAAGCCTGGTGACTGGGGTGCAGTCAGCCCCACTGTCCAGTCCTTCAGACGCTTCACTGAGTGA